The following coding sequences lie in one Montipora foliosa isolate CH-2021 chromosome 11, ASM3666993v2, whole genome shotgun sequence genomic window:
- the LOC137977403 gene encoding uncharacterized protein: protein MLPSFQGNSKRFKAFDFNPEEAALQRVSISWCDWKGEPQGIITPVPSVHMVSVLKAKASPRFLSFRNPDAFVAGELHRHVHKWEAILAQHPKQDEILSYIKYKINVRDFFICFRGDFQGTFYDSPCPPRAEFSNNKSCLGFENFISSTISERVKNGSLSVWGRIGEVESPHLVMPLTVEPSKPRLCHDERFLNLWIRDLPLKLDYISDLPRYLGKFHLQTSMDDKSGYDHVELSEESTKYFALQWQGWYFVYNTIPFGWKGSDYVYHSIGMAATSYIRSLGVPCSQYIDDRHIGQLSPSPEYCSSVGDWSDLEFTNAAIFIAVFVLISLGYFIGLSKSSRIPAQVVRFLGFLVDSQLCANLLPEDRKIKFATLHEHILANREVSGKTLQRLSRFPRLCSTPGTFSGPQLAFPSLRVWFK from the coding sequence ATGCTTCCTTCGTTCCAGGGGAATTCTAAACGATTTAAGGCCTTTGATTTCAACCCAGAAGAAGCTGCCCTCCAGCGTGTTTCCATTAGTTGGTGTGATTGGAAGGGTGAACCCCAAGGCATCATAACCCCGGTACCCTCGGTTCATATGGTTTCCGTGCTCAAGGCCAAAGCTTCACCCaggtttctttcatttcgaaaccCGGATGCTTTTGTAGCTGGGGAGTTGCACAGGCATGTTCACAAGTGGGAGGCAATCCTCGCCCAGCATCCAAAACAAGATGAGATTTTGTCGTACATCAAATACAAGATTAATGTTAGGGACTTCTTCATCTGCTTTCGAGGGGATTTTCAAGGAACATTTTATGATTCTCCTTGCCCACCTAGAGCAGAATTCAGCAATAATAAATCTTGTCTCGGCTTTGagaattttatttcttcaaCTATCTCGGAACGTGTTAAGAATGGCTCTCTCTCGGTTTGGGGGAGAATTGGTGAAGTCGAATCCCCTCACCTTGTTATGCCATTGACTGTAGAACCCTCAAAACCAAGATTATGCCACGATGAACGCTTTCTCAACTTGTGGATCAGAGATTTGCCCCTTAAGTTGGATTACATTTCTGATTTACCTCGTTATCTTGGAAAGTTCCATCTTCAAACCAGTATGGATGACAAGAGTGGTTACGATCATGTCGAGCTTTCTGAGGAGAGTACGAAATATTTTGCCTTACAATGGCAAGGCTGGTATTTTGTTTACAATACTATCCCCTTTGGTTGGAAGGGTAGCGACTACGTCTACCATTCCATCGGCATGGCTGCTACCAGTTACATCAGATCCTTGGGAGTGCCTTGTAGCCAATACATTGATGACCGTCATATTGGGCAGCTTTCTCCTTCCCCTGAATATTGTTCGTCCGTGGGGGATTGGTCAGATTTAGAGTTCACCAATGCTGCCATTTTTATAGCTGTCTTCGTTCTAATTTCTTTAGGATATTTTATTGGCCTATCCAAGTCTTCGCGTATCCCTGCTCAAGTGGTCAGATTCCTTGGATTTTTGGTTGACTCCCAACTTTGTGCCAACCTTTTGCCAGAGGATAGGAAGATTAAGTTTGCAACTTTGCATGAACACATCTTAGCCAACCGAGAGGTCTCGGGTAAGACCCTCCAGCGATTATCTCGGTTCCCGCGGCTTTGCTCTACGCCAGGGACATTTTCTGGTCCACAGCTGGCTTTTCCAAGTCTTCGCGTTTGGTTCAAGTGA